The proteins below come from a single Salinilacihabitans rarus genomic window:
- the idsA3 gene encoding geranylfarnesyl diphosphate synthase yields the protein MTSPEAREKAVLEAVSERRELVNEAIPEELPIRRPERLYEASRYLLDAGGKRLRPTVLLTTAESLADVEPVSRDYHAFPTLGGDEIDVMAAAVSVEVIQSFTLIHDDIMDDDDLRRGVPAVHREYDLETAILAGDTLYSKAFEILLETGAPAERAVRALDVLATTCTKICEGQSLDVEFEGREDVTPEEYLEMVEQKTAVLYAASACLPAILMGADEEVVDALYGYGLDVGRAFQIQDDVLDLTVPSEKLGKQRGSDLVENKRTLITVHANQHGVDAEDLVDTTSVEAVTEAEIDEAVAALEEVGSIEYANETARDLVARGKDRLEVLPDNEARDLLCDIADYLIERGY from the coding sequence ATGACGTCCCCAGAGGCACGCGAGAAGGCGGTGCTCGAAGCGGTCAGCGAGCGTCGCGAACTGGTCAACGAGGCCATCCCGGAGGAGTTGCCGATCCGTCGGCCCGAGCGTCTCTACGAGGCCTCGCGGTACCTGCTCGACGCCGGCGGCAAGCGCCTCCGGCCGACGGTCCTGCTCACGACGGCGGAGTCGCTTGCCGACGTCGAACCCGTCTCGCGGGACTATCACGCGTTCCCGACGCTCGGCGGCGACGAGATCGACGTGATGGCCGCCGCCGTCTCCGTCGAAGTCATCCAGTCGTTCACGCTGATCCACGACGACATCATGGACGACGACGACCTCCGGCGCGGCGTGCCGGCCGTCCACCGCGAGTACGACCTCGAGACGGCCATCCTCGCGGGCGACACCCTCTACTCGAAGGCGTTCGAGATCCTGCTCGAAACCGGCGCGCCCGCAGAGCGGGCCGTCCGGGCGCTCGACGTGCTCGCGACGACCTGCACGAAGATCTGTGAGGGGCAGTCGCTCGACGTGGAGTTCGAGGGCCGCGAGGACGTCACGCCCGAGGAGTACCTCGAGATGGTCGAGCAGAAGACCGCGGTGCTGTACGCCGCCTCCGCCTGCTTGCCCGCGATCCTGATGGGCGCCGACGAGGAGGTCGTCGACGCCCTCTACGGCTACGGCCTCGACGTCGGCCGGGCGTTCCAGATCCAGGACGACGTGCTCGACCTGACGGTGCCGAGCGAGAAACTCGGCAAACAACGCGGCAGCGACCTCGTCGAGAACAAGCGGACGCTCATCACCGTCCACGCCAATCAACACGGTGTCGACGCCGAGGACCTCGTCGACACGACGAGCGTCGAGGCCGTCACCGAGGCCGAGATCGACGAGGCCGTCGCCGCCCTCGAAGAGGTCGGCTCGATCGAGTACGCAAACGAGACGGCCCGCGACCTCGTCGCGCGCGGGAAAGACCGACTCGAAGTCCTGCCGGACAACGAGGCGCGCGACCTGCTGTGTGACATCGCGGACTACCTGATCGAGCGCGGCTACTGA
- a CDS encoding ribonuclease J gives MEIEIATIGGYEEVGRQMTAVRAGNDVVIFDMGLNLSQVLIHDNVETERMHSLDLIDMGAIPDDRVMSDLEGDVQAIVPTHGHLDHIGAISKLAHRYNAPVVATPFTIELVKQQIEGEQKFGVENDLIKMEAGETMTIGDHGVELEFVNVTHSIIDAINPVLHTPEGSIVYGLDKRMDHTPVIGDPIDMERFREIGREGNGVLCYIEDCTNANKKGRTPSERVAREHLRDVLYSMEDYDGGIVATTFSSHIARVKSLVEFADDIGRQPVLLGRSMEKYSGTAERLDFVDFPTDLGMFGHRKSVDRTFKRIMNEGKENFLPVVTGHQGEPRAMLTRMARGETPYELDDGDKVVFSARVIPEPTNEGQRYQAEKLLGMQGARIYDDIHVSGHLNQEGHYEMLDALQPQHVIPAHQDLKGFSGYVNLCESEGYKMGRDVHVTRNGNLIQLVD, from the coding sequence ATGGAAATTGAAATCGCAACGATAGGCGGTTACGAGGAAGTCGGACGGCAGATGACTGCCGTCCGCGCAGGAAACGACGTCGTCATCTTCGACATGGGACTGAACCTCTCGCAGGTTCTGATCCACGACAACGTCGAGACAGAACGGATGCACAGTCTGGACCTGATCGACATGGGCGCGATCCCGGACGATCGGGTCATGTCGGATCTGGAGGGCGACGTGCAGGCGATCGTGCCGACCCACGGTCACCTGGACCACATCGGCGCCATCTCGAAGCTGGCCCACCGGTACAACGCGCCCGTCGTCGCGACGCCGTTTACGATCGAACTCGTCAAACAGCAGATCGAGGGCGAGCAGAAGTTCGGCGTCGAGAACGACCTGATCAAGATGGAGGCGGGCGAGACGATGACGATCGGGGATCACGGGGTCGAACTCGAGTTCGTCAACGTCACCCACTCGATCATCGACGCGATCAACCCCGTCCTCCACACGCCCGAGGGGTCGATCGTCTACGGACTGGACAAGCGCATGGACCACACGCCGGTCATCGGCGATCCGATCGACATGGAGCGCTTCCGCGAGATCGGACGCGAGGGCAACGGCGTGCTCTGTTACATCGAGGACTGCACCAACGCGAACAAGAAGGGCCGGACCCCGAGCGAACGGGTCGCCCGCGAACACCTGCGTGACGTCCTCTACAGCATGGAGGACTACGACGGCGGCATCGTCGCCACCACGTTCTCCTCCCACATCGCCCGCGTGAAGAGCCTCGTCGAGTTCGCCGACGACATCGGGCGCCAGCCGGTCCTGCTGGGCCGGTCGATGGAGAAGTACTCCGGCACCGCCGAACGGCTCGACTTCGTCGACTTCCCGACCGACCTCGGGATGTTCGGCCACCGCAAGTCCGTCGACCGGACGTTCAAACGCATCATGAACGAGGGCAAGGAGAACTTCCTGCCCGTCGTGACGGGCCACCAGGGCGAACCGCGCGCGATGCTCACGCGGATGGCCCGCGGCGAGACCCCCTACGAACTCGACGACGGCGACAAGGTCGTCTTCTCCGCGCGGGTCATTCCGGAGCCGACCAACGAGGGCCAGCGTTACCAGGCCGAGAAACTCCTCGGCATGCAGGGCGCGCGCATCTACGACGACATCCACGTCTCGGGCCACCTCAACCAGGAGGGCCACTACGAGATGCTCGACGCGCTCCAGCCCCAGCACGTCATCCCCGCCCACCAGGACCTCAAGGGCTTCTCGGGGTACGTCAACCTCTGCGAGAGCGAGGGGTACAAGATGGGACGGGACGTCCACGTCACGCGAAACGGCAACCTGATCCAGCTGGTCGACTGA
- a CDS encoding DUF7350 domain-containing protein, with protein sequence MNRRRFLRDAPVAGGLALAGCLERLGFEERSAWEGAPLVEDRPDAVYVPASEEEMGTYGTTTDGEYAVALTYTFPHRFWLVAGERERVDVDADDSLHLMVTVWDAETRTILPTDVSLDVRRDGESVRTVNPWAMLSQRMGFHYGDNVSLSDEGEYTARARVGPVGAIRRTGAFAGRFESAATLEVDFEYRRAAIHDLQLRRIEADRQGSRGALEPMPHGDGGHDEGQAGTVHPPTSRARPVEDLPGRHLGTASSADAAISVLETDADRLAGDASSYLAVCPRTPYNDVSLPFTALSATVERDGEAVADEPLRETLDGEFGHHYGVPVDGLEAGDEVTVTVDAPPQVARHDGYETAFFEFEPVSFEA encoded by the coding sequence ATGAACCGTCGACGCTTCCTCCGTGACGCCCCAGTCGCCGGCGGCCTCGCGCTCGCGGGCTGTCTCGAACGACTGGGCTTCGAGGAGCGGTCGGCCTGGGAAGGGGCGCCGCTCGTCGAGGACCGCCCCGACGCCGTCTACGTCCCCGCCTCCGAGGAGGAGATGGGAACCTACGGGACCACGACGGACGGCGAGTACGCCGTCGCGCTCACCTACACGTTCCCCCACCGGTTCTGGCTCGTCGCGGGCGAGCGCGAGCGCGTCGACGTGGACGCGGACGACAGCCTCCACCTCATGGTCACCGTCTGGGACGCCGAGACGCGGACGATCCTGCCGACGGACGTGAGCCTCGACGTCCGCCGGGACGGCGAGTCCGTCCGCACGGTCAACCCGTGGGCGATGCTCTCCCAGCGAATGGGCTTTCACTACGGCGACAACGTCTCGCTGTCCGACGAGGGTGAGTACACCGCGCGGGCGCGCGTCGGCCCGGTCGGCGCCATCCGCCGGACGGGCGCGTTCGCGGGCCGCTTCGAGTCGGCGGCCACCCTCGAAGTCGACTTCGAGTACCGCCGGGCGGCGATCCACGACCTCCAGTTGCGCCGGATCGAGGCGGACCGGCAGGGTTCGCGCGGTGCCCTCGAACCGATGCCCCACGGCGACGGCGGACACGACGAGGGGCAGGCGGGGACGGTCCACCCGCCGACCTCGCGAGCGCGGCCGGTCGAGGACCTCCCGGGTCGGCACCTCGGGACGGCCTCGAGCGCGGACGCGGCGATTTCCGTCCTCGAAACCGACGCGGACCGGCTGGCCGGCGACGCGTCGTCGTACCTCGCGGTCTGCCCGCGGACGCCGTACAACGACGTTAGCCTCCCGTTTACGGCGCTGAGCGCGACCGTCGAGCGCGACGGCGAGGCGGTCGCCGACGAACCGCTGCGGGAGACGCTCGACGGCGAGTTCGGCCACCACTACGGCGTCCCGGTCGACGGGCTGGAGGCGGGCGACGAGGTGACGGTCACCGTCGACGCCCCGCCGCAGGTGGCACGCCACGACGGCTACGAGACCGCATTCTTCGAGTTCGAGCCCGTCTCTTTCGAGGCGTGA
- a CDS encoding SCO family protein, whose amino-acid sequence MDRRTYLRSLGVAGVAAGAGCLGSVPGLGDDETVLDPPEQSLAGASHPSHGDEIPAVELPDPLTGETVSTADFEGERAYLLTFFYTSCPDGACPALLFHLRAAQADATERGYADDIALLALTFDPDRDTPEELRTYADQQGVDREPGNWHFLRPEDNEAAREIVDGELGVPIERTDDPDALTDDEGGDHGDGGDHDHGDYMFVHPNLILLVNEDGVVERAYPNAWTRLDTDDLLADVRTVVGD is encoded by the coding sequence ATGGACAGGCGCACATACCTGCGCTCGCTCGGCGTCGCGGGTGTCGCCGCCGGAGCGGGCTGTCTCGGCTCGGTCCCCGGACTCGGCGACGACGAGACGGTCCTCGACCCCCCGGAACAGTCGCTCGCGGGGGCGTCCCACCCCTCCCACGGCGACGAGATACCGGCGGTCGAACTGCCGGACCCGCTGACCGGCGAGACGGTCTCGACGGCCGACTTCGAGGGCGAGCGGGCGTACCTGCTGACGTTCTTCTACACCTCGTGTCCGGACGGGGCGTGTCCGGCGCTTCTGTTCCACCTGCGGGCCGCGCAGGCGGACGCGACCGAGCGCGGGTACGCGGACGACATCGCGTTGCTCGCGCTGACGTTCGACCCCGACCGCGACACCCCGGAGGAACTCCGGACGTACGCGGACCAGCAGGGCGTCGACCGCGAGCCCGGCAACTGGCACTTCCTCCGGCCGGAGGACAACGAGGCGGCCAGAGAGATCGTCGACGGCGAACTCGGCGTGCCGATCGAGCGGACCGACGACCCGGACGCCCTCACGGACGACGAGGGTGGCGACCACGGGGACGGCGGCGACCACGACCACGGCGACTACATGTTCGTCCACCCGAACCTGATCCTGCTCGTCAACGAGGACGGGGTCGTCGAGCGCGCGTACCCGAACGCGTGGACCCGACTCGACACCGACGACCTGCTCGCGGACGTGCGGACGGTGGTGGGTGACTGA